The proteins below come from a single Streptomyces tubercidicus genomic window:
- the secY gene encoding preprotein translocase subunit SecY — protein sequence MLTAFARAFKTPDLRKKLLFTLGIIVLYRIGAHVPVPGVNYANVETCMKQAGGNSGLFALVNMFSGGALLQITIFALGIMPYITASIILQLLTVVIPRLEALKKEGQSGQAKITQYTRYLTVALAVLQGTGLVATARSGALFQNCSVASEIVPSESIFTTITMVITMTAGTCLIMWLGELVTDRGIGNGMSILMFISIAAGFPGALWGIKKAGKLADGWIEFLAVIAVGLAMVALVVFVEQAQRRIPVQYAKRMIGRRSYGGTSTYIPLKVNQAGVIPVIFASSLLYIPALIAQFSGSKAEWAVWIGTNFTKGNHPVYIVTYFLLIVFFAFFYVAISFNPEEVADNMKKYGGFIPGIRAGRPTAEYLSYVLNRITWPGSLYLGLIALVPTVALVLFNANQNFPFGGTSILIIVGVGLETVKQIESQLQQRNYEGFLR from the coding sequence GTGCTCACCGCGTTCGCCCGAGCGTTCAAGACGCCCGACCTGCGCAAAAAGCTGCTGTTCACATTGGGCATCATCGTGCTCTACCGGATCGGCGCGCATGTCCCGGTCCCCGGGGTGAATTACGCGAACGTCGAGACCTGTATGAAGCAGGCCGGCGGTAACAGCGGATTGTTCGCCCTGGTGAACATGTTCAGCGGTGGTGCGCTGCTGCAGATCACGATCTTCGCGCTGGGGATCATGCCGTACATCACGGCGAGCATCATCCTCCAGCTGCTGACCGTCGTGATTCCCCGGCTGGAGGCCCTCAAGAAAGAGGGACAGTCCGGCCAGGCGAAGATCACCCAGTACACGCGCTATCTGACCGTGGCGCTCGCCGTCCTGCAGGGCACCGGCCTGGTGGCCACCGCCCGCAGCGGTGCGCTCTTCCAGAACTGCTCGGTCGCCAGCGAGATCGTGCCCAGCGAATCGATCTTCACCACCATCACGATGGTCATCACGATGACCGCCGGCACCTGCCTGATCATGTGGCTCGGTGAGCTCGTCACCGACCGCGGTATCGGCAACGGCATGTCGATCCTGATGTTCATCTCGATCGCCGCCGGCTTCCCGGGCGCCCTGTGGGGCATCAAGAAGGCGGGCAAGCTGGCCGACGGCTGGATCGAGTTCCTCGCGGTGATCGCGGTGGGCCTGGCGATGGTCGCCCTGGTGGTCTTCGTCGAGCAGGCCCAGCGGCGGATCCCGGTGCAGTACGCGAAGCGGATGATCGGCCGCCGGTCCTATGGCGGTACGTCCACGTACATCCCGCTCAAGGTGAACCAGGCGGGTGTGATTCCCGTCATCTTCGCGTCATCGCTGCTCTACATTCCGGCCCTCATCGCGCAGTTCAGCGGGTCGAAGGCGGAGTGGGCGGTGTGGATCGGCACCAACTTCACCAAGGGAAATCACCCGGTTTACATCGTTACGTACTTCCTGCTGATCGTGTTCTTCGCCTTCTTCTACGTGGCCATCAGCTTCAACCCCGAAGAAGTTGCCGACAACATGAAGAAGTATGGTGGCTTCATCCCGGGTATCCGGGCTGGTCGCCCGACGGCCGAGTACCTCAGCTACGTGCTCAACCGGATCACGTGGCCGGGCTCGCTGTACCTGGGGCTGATCGCGCTCGTACCAACAGTGGCGTTGGTGCTTTTCAACGCGAACCAGAACTTCCCGTTCGGCGGGACTAGCATCCTGATCATCGTGGGTGTGGGTCTGGAGACCGTGAAGCAGATCGAGAGCCAGCTTCAGCAGCGCAACTACGAAGGGTTCCTCCGCTGA
- the rpsK gene encoding 30S ribosomal protein S11: MPPKGRTAGAKKVRRKEKKNVAHGHAHIKSTFNNTIVSITDPTGNVISWASAGHVGFKGSRKSTPFAAQMAAESAARRAQEHGMRKVDVFVKGPGSGRETAIRSLQATGLEVGSIQDVTPTPHNGCRPPKRRRV, translated from the coding sequence ATGCCTCCGAAGGGCCGTACGGCCGGCGCCAAGAAGGTGCGCCGCAAGGAGAAGAAGAACGTTGCCCACGGGCACGCTCACATCAAGAGCACGTTCAACAACACGATCGTTTCGATCACGGACCCCACGGGCAACGTGATCTCTTGGGCCTCTGCCGGCCACGTCGGCTTCAAGGGCTCGCGCAAGTCCACCCCCTTCGCCGCGCAGATGGCCGCCGAGTCGGCCGCCCGCCGCGCGCAGGAGCACGGCATGCGCAAGGTCGACGTCTTCGTCAAGGGTCCCGGCTCCGGCCGTGAGACCGCGATCCGCTCCCTCCAGGCCACCGGCCTTGAGGTGGGTTCGATCCAGGACGTCACCCCCACTCCGCACAACGGATGCCGCCCGCCCAAGCGCCGGCGCGTCTGA
- the rplO gene encoding 50S ribosomal protein L15 yields MAETNPLKVHNLRPAPGAKTAKTRVGRGEASKGKTAGRGTKGTKARYQVPERFEGGQMPLHMRLPKLKGFKNPAHKQFQVVNLAKLAELYPQGGEVTVADLVAKGAVRKNELVKVLGQGEISVALQVSVDAVSGSAKEKIAAAGGTVTELI; encoded by the coding sequence ATGGCGGAGACCAACCCGCTGAAGGTCCACAACCTCCGGCCCGCCCCGGGCGCCAAGACCGCCAAGACCCGTGTGGGTCGTGGTGAGGCGTCCAAGGGTAAGACCGCTGGTCGTGGTACCAAGGGCACGAAGGCCCGTTACCAGGTTCCGGAGCGCTTCGAGGGTGGGCAGATGCCCCTCCACATGCGCCTCCCGAAGCTGAAGGGCTTCAAGAACCCCGCCCACAAGCAGTTCCAGGTCGTGAACCTGGCGAAGCTGGCCGAGCTCTACCCGCAGGGTGGCGAGGTCACGGTGGCCGATCTGGTCGCCAAGGGCGCGGTGCGCAAGAACGAGCTCGTCAAGGTCCTGGGCCAGGGCGAGATCTCCGTGGCGCTGCAGGTTTCGGTTGACGCCGTTTCCGGCTCCGCCAAGGAGAAGATCGCCGCTGCCGGCGGCACCGTCACCGAGCTCATCTGA
- the rpmJ gene encoding 50S ribosomal protein L36 translates to MKVKPSVKKICDKCKVIRRHGRVMVICDNLRHKQRQG, encoded by the coding sequence ATGAAGGTCAAGCCGAGCGTCAAGAAGATCTGCGACAAGTGCAAGGTGATCCGCCGCCACGGCCGGGTCATGGTCATCTGCGACAACCTGCGCCACAAGCAGCGCCAGGGCTGA
- a CDS encoding adenylate kinase, with protein sequence MRIVLVGPPGAGKGTQAAYLAKNLAIPHISTGDLFRANISQGTPLGREAKSYMDAGNLVPDSVTIAMAEDRMEQPDAANGFLLDGFPRNLGQAKALDEYLKDHSLKLDAVLDLEVPEDEVVKRIAGRRICRNDSSHVFHAEYNKPETEGVCDVCGGELYQRDDDREETVRKRLEVYHTETEPIIDYYKAQGLVVDIPAMGKVDEVTTRAMAALPSRDA encoded by the coding sequence ATGCGAATCGTCCTCGTCGGACCCCCGGGGGCCGGCAAGGGTACGCAGGCTGCGTACCTTGCCAAGAACCTCGCGATCCCGCACATCTCCACGGGGGACCTGTTCCGCGCCAACATCAGCCAGGGGACGCCCCTCGGCCGCGAGGCGAAGTCATACATGGACGCCGGCAATCTGGTGCCCGACTCGGTCACCATCGCGATGGCCGAGGACCGTATGGAGCAGCCCGACGCGGCCAACGGCTTCCTCCTGGACGGCTTCCCCCGCAACCTGGGGCAGGCCAAGGCGCTGGACGAGTACCTCAAGGACCACAGCCTCAAGCTGGACGCCGTCCTGGACCTGGAGGTCCCCGAGGACGAGGTCGTCAAGCGGATCGCCGGCCGGCGCATCTGCCGCAACGACAGCAGCCACGTCTTCCACGCCGAGTACAACAAGCCGGAGACCGAGGGCGTCTGTGACGTCTGCGGCGGCGAGCTGTACCAGCGGGACGACGACCGTGAGGAGACCGTCCGCAAGCGCCTGGAGGTCTACCACACGGAGACCGAGCCGATCATCGACTACTACAAGGCCCAGGGCCTGGTGGTGGACATCCCCGCGATGGGCAAGGTCGACGAGGTCACCACGCGCGCGATGGCGGCTCTGCCGTCCCGGGACGCGTAG
- the rplQ gene encoding 50S ribosomal protein L17, protein MPKPAKGARLGGSAAHERLMLRNLATALFEHGRITTTEAKARRLRPYAERLVTKAKKGDLHNRRQVMQLISDKSVVHTLFTEVAPRFENRPGGYTRITKIGNRRGDNAPMAVIELVEALTVAQQATGEAEAATKRAAKDAEAATAAEATEESKDA, encoded by the coding sequence ATGCCGAAGCCCGCCAAGGGTGCCCGTCTGGGCGGCAGCGCTGCGCACGAGCGCCTCATGCTGCGCAACCTGGCCACCGCGCTCTTCGAGCACGGCCGCATCACGACGACCGAGGCCAAGGCCCGTCGTCTGCGTCCGTACGCGGAGCGTCTGGTGACCAAGGCGAAGAAGGGTGACCTTCACAACCGCCGTCAGGTCATGCAGCTGATCTCGGACAAGAGCGTCGTGCACACGCTCTTCACGGAGGTCGCCCCGCGGTTCGAGAACCGTCCGGGTGGCTACACCCGTATCACCAAGATCGGTAACCGTCGTGGCGACAACGCTCCCATGGCCGTCATCGAGCTGGTGGAGGCGCTGACCGTGGCCCAGCAGGCCACCGGTGAGGCCGAGGCCGCGACCAAGCGTGCGGCCAAGGACGCGGAGGCGGCCACGGCTGCCGAGGCGACCGAGGAGTCGAAGGACGCCTGA
- the rpsM gene encoding 30S ribosomal protein S13, translated as MARLAGVDLPREKRVEVALTYVFGIGRTLSQQTLAATGVDPNTRVRDLAEEDLVKIREYVDNNLKTEGDLRREIQADIRRKVEIGCYQGLRHRRGLPVHGQRTSTNARTRKGPRRAIAGKKKPGKK; from the coding sequence ATGGCACGCCTCGCAGGCGTTGATCTCCCGCGCGAAAAGCGTGTGGAGGTCGCCCTCACCTACGTCTTCGGTATCGGGCGGACGCTGTCGCAGCAGACTCTCGCTGCCACCGGCGTCGACCCCAACACCCGGGTTCGCGACCTGGCCGAGGAAGACCTCGTCAAGATCCGCGAGTACGTGGACAACAACCTCAAGACCGAGGGTGACCTCCGTCGCGAGATCCAGGCCGACATCCGCCGCAAGGTCGAGATCGGCTGCTACCAGGGTCTGCGCCACCGCCGCGGTCTGCCGGTGCACGGTCAGCGCACCAGCACGAACGCCCGTACCCGCAAGGGCCCGCGTCGCGCGATCGCCGGCAAGAAGAAGCCGGGCAAGAAGTAG
- the rplM gene encoding 50S ribosomal protein L13 — MRTFSPKPGDVQRQWHIIDAQDVVLGRLATQAASLLRGKHKPVYAPHVDTGDFVIIVNADKVHLSGNKRTQKMAYRHSGFPGGLRSVRYDELLEKNPEKAVEKAIKGMLPKNTLGRQMLSKLKVYAGAQHPHAAQQPVPFEITQVAQ, encoded by the coding sequence GTGCGTACGTTCAGCCCCAAGCCCGGCGATGTCCAGCGCCAGTGGCACATCATTGACGCGCAGGACGTTGTCCTGGGCCGTCTGGCCACCCAGGCCGCGTCCCTCCTCCGGGGCAAGCACAAGCCGGTCTACGCGCCGCACGTTGACACCGGTGACTTCGTCATCATCGTCAACGCCGACAAGGTGCACCTGTCCGGCAACAAGCGGACCCAGAAGATGGCCTACCGCCACTCGGGCTTCCCGGGCGGTCTGCGCTCCGTCCGCTACGACGAGCTGCTGGAGAAGAACCCCGAGAAGGCCGTCGAGAAGGCCATCAAGGGCATGCTCCCCAAGAACACCCTCGGCCGTCAGATGCTCTCGAAGCTGAAGGTCTACGCGGGCGCCCAGCACCCGCACGCTGCGCAGCAGCCGGTCCCGTTCGAGATCACCCAGGTCGCGCAGTAA
- a CDS encoding ABC-F family ATP-binding cassette domain-containing protein, which yields MGHLEAGHLEYYLPDGRVLLGDVSFRVGEGASVALVGANGAGKTTLLRLIAGELEPHGGAVTVSGGLGVMPQFVGSVRDERTVRDLLVSVAQPRIREAAAAVDAAELAMMTAEGDDEAAQMAYAQALSDWAEARGYEAETAWDICTTAALGMPYEKAQWRKVRTLSGGEQKRLVLESLLRGTDEVLLLDEPDNYLDVPGKRWLEEQLRQTGKTVLFVSHDRELLARSAEKIVSVEPGPAGSDVWVHGGGFGTYHEARKERFARFEELRRRWDEKHAQLKQLVNTLKNKAAFNDGLASRYQAAQTRLRKFEEAGPPPEPPREQEITMRLRGGRTGVRAVTCENLELTGLMKPFSLEIFYGERVAVLGSNGSGKSHFLRLLAGDADTSANPVAHTGAWKLGARVVPGHFAQTHAHPELLGRTLLDVLWTEHAKDKGQAMSALRRYELEKQAEQRFERLSGGQQARFQILLLELAGTTALLLDEPTDNLDLESAEALQEGLEAYEGTVIAVTHDRWFAKSFDRFLVFGSDGMVRETAEPVWDERRVERKR from the coding sequence ATGGGACATCTTGAGGCCGGACATCTGGAGTACTACCTGCCGGACGGGAGGGTCCTGCTGGGGGATGTGTCCTTCCGGGTGGGGGAGGGCGCGTCGGTCGCGCTGGTGGGGGCCAACGGGGCCGGCAAGACGACGCTGCTGCGGCTGATCGCGGGGGAGCTGGAGCCGCACGGCGGGGCGGTGACGGTCAGCGGCGGGCTGGGGGTGATGCCGCAGTTCGTGGGGTCCGTACGGGACGAGCGCACGGTGCGTGACCTGCTGGTTTCGGTGGCGCAGCCGCGGATCAGGGAGGCGGCGGCCGCGGTGGACGCCGCGGAGCTGGCGATGATGACCGCCGAGGGCGACGACGAGGCCGCGCAGATGGCCTATGCCCAGGCGCTCAGCGACTGGGCCGAGGCCCGCGGCTACGAGGCCGAGACGGCCTGGGACATCTGCACGACGGCGGCGCTGGGGATGCCGTACGAGAAGGCGCAGTGGCGGAAGGTGCGCACGCTGTCCGGCGGTGAGCAGAAGCGGCTGGTGCTGGAGTCGCTGCTGCGCGGCACGGACGAGGTGCTGCTGCTGGACGAGCCGGACAACTATCTGGACGTGCCGGGCAAGCGGTGGCTGGAGGAGCAGCTGCGGCAGACGGGCAAGACGGTGCTGTTCGTCTCGCACGACCGGGAGCTGCTGGCCCGCTCCGCGGAGAAGATCGTCAGCGTCGAGCCGGGCCCGGCGGGCTCGGACGTCTGGGTGCACGGCGGCGGGTTCGGCACCTATCACGAGGCCCGCAAGGAGCGCTTCGCCCGTTTCGAGGAGCTGCGGCGGCGCTGGGACGAGAAGCACGCCCAGCTCAAGCAGCTGGTGAACACGCTGAAGAACAAGGCGGCCTTCAACGACGGTCTGGCCTCCCGCTACCAGGCGGCGCAGACCCGGCTGCGGAAGTTCGAGGAGGCCGGGCCGCCGCCGGAGCCGCCGCGGGAGCAGGAGATCACCATGCGGCTGCGCGGCGGGCGCACCGGCGTACGGGCGGTGACCTGCGAAAACCTGGAGCTGACGGGCCTGATGAAGCCCTTCTCGCTGGAGATCTTCTACGGCGAGCGGGTCGCGGTCCTGGGCTCCAACGGCTCCGGCAAGTCGCACTTCCTGCGGCTGCTGGCCGGGGACGCCGACACGTCCGCGAACCCCGTCGCGCACACCGGCGCCTGGAAGCTGGGCGCCCGCGTCGTCCCCGGCCACTTCGCGCAGACCCATGCCCACCCGGAGCTGCTGGGCCGCACCCTGCTCGATGTCCTGTGGACCGAGCACGCGAAGGACAAGGGCCAGGCCATGTCGGCGCTGCGCCGCTATGAGCTGGAGAAGCAGGCCGAGCAGCGCTTCGAGCGGCTCTCCGGCGGTCAGCAGGCCCGCTTCCAGATCCTGCTGCTGGAGCTGGCCGGCACGACCGCCCTGCTGCTCGACGAGCCGACCGACAACCTGGACCTGGAGTCGGCGGAGGCGCTCCAGGAGGGGCTGGAGGCGTACGAGGGGACGGTGATCGCGGTCACCCACGACCGGTGGTTCGCGAAGTCCTTCGACCGGTTTCTGGTCTTCGGCTCGGACGGGATGGTGCGGGAGACGGCGGAGCCGGTGTGGGACGAGCGGCGGGTGGAGCGGAAGCGGTAG
- the truA gene encoding tRNA pseudouridine(38-40) synthase TruA: protein MSDEVKPGFVRVRMNLSYDGKDFSGWAKQAGGRRTVQGEIEDALRTVTRSAETYELTVAGRTDAGVHARGQVAHVDLPAELWAEHRDKLLRRLAGRLPKDVRVWRLDEAPYGFNARFSAIWRRYAYRVTDHHSGVDPLLRGHVLWHDWELDVAAMNEASRPLLGEHDFAAYCKRREGATTIRTLQELSWVRGADGIITATVRADAFCHNMVRSLVGAMLFVGDGHRPVEWPGKVLAAGVRDSAVHVVRPHGLTLEEVGYPADELLMARNQEARNKRTLPAGGCC from the coding sequence GTGAGTGACGAAGTGAAGCCGGGCTTTGTCCGGGTGCGGATGAACCTTTCCTACGACGGAAAGGACTTCTCCGGGTGGGCGAAGCAGGCCGGCGGGCGGCGGACCGTCCAGGGGGAGATCGAGGACGCGCTGCGGACGGTGACGCGGTCCGCGGAGACCTATGAGCTCACCGTCGCCGGGCGGACGGATGCGGGGGTGCACGCGCGGGGCCAGGTGGCGCATGTGGATCTGCCCGCGGAGCTGTGGGCGGAGCACCGGGACAAGCTGTTGCGGCGGCTGGCCGGGCGGCTGCCGAAGGATGTCCGGGTGTGGCGGCTCGACGAGGCGCCGTACGGCTTCAATGCGCGGTTCTCGGCGATCTGGCGGCGGTACGCGTACCGGGTGACCGATCACCACAGCGGGGTGGATCCGCTGTTGCGCGGCCATGTGCTGTGGCACGACTGGGAGCTGGACGTCGCGGCGATGAACGAGGCGTCCCGGCCGCTGCTGGGTGAGCACGACTTCGCGGCGTACTGCAAGCGGCGGGAGGGCGCGACGACGATCCGTACGCTCCAGGAGCTGAGCTGGGTGCGGGGCGCTGACGGGATCATCACGGCGACCGTGCGGGCGGATGCCTTCTGCCACAACATGGTGCGGTCGCTGGTGGGGGCGATGCTGTTCGTCGGGGACGGGCACCGGCCGGTGGAGTGGCCCGGCAAGGTGCTGGCCGCCGGGGTGCGGGACTCCGCCGTGCATGTCGTACGGCCCCATGGGCTGACGCTGGAGGAGGTCGGTTATCCGGCCGACGAGCTGCTGATGGCGCGTAACCAGGAGGCGCGGAACAAGCGGACGCTGCCGGCGGGCGGCTGCTGCTGA
- the rpsI gene encoding 30S ribosomal protein S9 has protein sequence MAETTPETPLDEVEVEEYTTETEVVESEYTSESLASRFGDPQPAAGLGRRKNAIARVRIVPGTGQWKINGRTLEGYFPNKVHQQEVNEPFKVLELDNRYDVVARISGGGISGQAGALRLGVARALNEADVDNNRGALKKAGFLKRDDRAVERKKAGLKKARKAPQYSKR, from the coding sequence GTGGCTGAGACCACCCCCGAGACCCCGCTGGACGAGGTCGAGGTCGAGGAATACACCACCGAGACCGAGGTCGTGGAGTCGGAGTACACCTCCGAGTCCCTCGCGTCCCGTTTCGGCGACCCGCAGCCGGCGGCCGGCCTGGGCCGTCGCAAGAACGCCATCGCCCGCGTCCGGATCGTTCCGGGCACCGGTCAGTGGAAGATCAACGGTCGCACCCTTGAGGGGTACTTCCCCAACAAGGTGCACCAGCAGGAAGTCAACGAGCCCTTCAAGGTGCTGGAGCTCGACAACCGTTACGACGTTGTCGCCCGCATCTCCGGCGGCGGCATCTCCGGCCAGGCCGGTGCGCTGCGCCTGGGTGTGGCCCGTGCGCTGAACGAGGCGGACGTGGACAACAACCGCGGCGCGCTGAAGAAGGCCGGGTTCCTCAAGCGTGACGACCGTGCGGTCGAGCGCAAGAAGGCCGGTCTGAAGAAGGCCCGCAAGGCGCCGCAGTACAGCAAGCGCTAA
- the map gene encoding type I methionyl aminopeptidase has protein sequence MVEIKTPEQIAKMREAGLVVAAIHAATRKVAVPGATTKDLDDAARKVLAEHGAKSNFLGYGGFPATICTSVNDVVVHGIPDTETVLQNGDIISIDCGAIIDGWHGDAAYTAFVGSGHSAELVGLSRVTEESMWAGIAAVAKGNRLVDISKAIEGYIRRQPRPTSGKYGIVEDYGGHGIGSQMHMDPHLLNYVDRKRGRGPKLVPGFCIAIEPMVNLGTAKTHVLDDDWTVKSNDGSWSSHWEHSVALTEDGPLVLTAPDGGKAKLAELGITAAPDPLA, from the coding sequence ATGGTGGAGATCAAGACCCCCGAGCAGATCGCGAAGATGCGCGAGGCGGGGCTGGTGGTCGCCGCCATTCACGCGGCGACCCGGAAGGTCGCGGTGCCCGGCGCCACGACCAAGGACCTGGACGACGCGGCCCGCAAGGTGCTCGCCGAACACGGTGCGAAGTCGAACTTCCTCGGATACGGCGGCTTCCCCGCGACGATCTGCACCTCGGTCAACGATGTCGTGGTCCACGGCATCCCCGACACCGAGACGGTGCTGCAGAACGGCGACATCATCTCCATCGACTGCGGCGCGATCATCGACGGCTGGCACGGCGACGCGGCATACACCGCCTTCGTCGGCTCCGGCCACTCCGCGGAGCTGGTCGGGCTGAGCCGGGTCACCGAGGAGTCGATGTGGGCCGGTATCGCGGCGGTGGCCAAGGGCAACCGGCTGGTGGACATCTCCAAGGCGATCGAGGGCTACATCCGCCGCCAGCCGCGCCCCACCAGCGGTAAGTACGGCATCGTCGAGGACTACGGCGGCCACGGCATCGGCTCGCAGATGCACATGGACCCGCATCTGCTGAACTACGTCGACCGCAAGCGCGGCCGCGGGCCCAAGCTGGTGCCCGGCTTCTGCATCGCGATCGAGCCGATGGTGAACCTCGGCACGGCCAAGACCCACGTTCTTGATGACGACTGGACGGTCAAGTCGAACGACGGCAGCTGGTCCTCGCACTGGGAGCACTCGGTCGCGCTGACCGAGGACGGCCCGCTGGTGCTGACCGCGCCGGACGGCGGCAAGGCCAAGCTGGCCGAGCTGGGCATCACCGCGGCGCCCGACCCCCTCGCCTGA
- the rpsD gene encoding 30S ribosomal protein S4, giving the protein MARYTGADCKRCRREKQKLFLKGSKCESAKCPIEIRPYPPGEHGRGRTKDSEYLLQLREKQKCSRIYGVLEKQFVNYYKEANQKTGKTGENLLRILETRLDNVVYRAGFAKSRDHARQLVRHGHVNVNGRKTDIPSARVAVNDIIEVREGSRNLTPFAVAQAEAGERTVPAWLEAIPSNLRILVHSMPERQVIDTQVQEQLIVELYSK; this is encoded by the coding sequence ATGGCGCGTTATACCGGGGCCGACTGCAAGCGTTGCCGTCGGGAGAAGCAGAAGCTCTTCCTCAAGGGGAGCAAGTGCGAGAGCGCGAAGTGCCCGATCGAGATCCGTCCTTACCCCCCGGGTGAGCACGGTCGCGGGCGCACCAAGGACAGCGAGTACCTGCTCCAGCTTCGTGAGAAGCAGAAGTGCAGCCGTATCTACGGTGTCCTGGAGAAGCAGTTCGTGAACTACTACAAGGAAGCGAACCAGAAGACCGGCAAGACCGGTGAGAACCTTCTGCGCATCCTTGAGACCCGCCTCGACAACGTGGTCTACCGGGCCGGCTTTGCCAAGTCCCGGGACCACGCCCGTCAGCTGGTCCGTCACGGACACGTGAATGTGAACGGCCGCAAGACCGACATCCCGTCGGCTCGCGTGGCCGTGAACGACATCATCGAGGTCCGCGAGGGCTCTCGGAACCTGACCCCGTTCGCGGTGGCACAGGCCGAGGCCGGCGAGAGGACCGTTCCGGCCTGGCTGGAAGCGATCCCCTCGAACCTGCGGATTCTCGTGCACAGCATGCCCGAGCGCCAGGTGATCGACACCCAGGTGCAGGAGCAGCTGATCGTTGAGCTCTACTCCAAGTAA
- the infA gene encoding translation initiation factor IF-1, which produces MAKKQGAIEIEGTVIESLPNAMFKVELQNGHKVLAHISGKMRMHYIRILPDDRVVVELSPYDLTRGRIVYRYK; this is translated from the coding sequence GTGGCCAAGAAGCAAGGTGCCATCGAAATCGAGGGCACCGTGATCGAGTCCCTCCCGAACGCCATGTTCAAGGTGGAGCTCCAGAACGGTCACAAGGTCCTCGCGCACATCAGCGGCAAGATGCGGATGCACTACATCCGTATCCTCCCGGATGACCGGGTCGTCGTGGAGCTTTCTCCGTACGACCTGACGCGTGGCCGGATCGTCTACCGCTACAAGTAG
- a CDS encoding DNA-directed RNA polymerase subunit alpha: MLIAQRPSLTEEVVDEYRSRFVIEPLEPGFGYTLGNSLRRTLLSSIPGAAVTSIRIDGVLHEFTTVPGVKEDVTDLILNIKQLVVSSEHDEPVVMYLRKQGPGLVTAADIAPPAGVEVHNPDLVLATLNGKGKLEMELTVERGRGYVSAVQNKQVGQEIGRIPVDSIYSPVLKVTYKVEATRVEQRTDFDKLIVDVETKQAMRPRDAMASAGKTLVELFGLARELNIDAEGIDMGPSPTDAALAADLALPIEELELTVRSYNCLKREGIHSVGELVARSEADLLDIRNFGAKSIDEVKAKLAGMGLALKDSPPGFDPTAAADAFGADDDADAGFVETEQY, encoded by the coding sequence ATGCTGATTGCTCAGCGTCCCTCGTTGACCGAAGAGGTCGTCGACGAATACCGCTCCCGGTTCGTGATCGAGCCGCTGGAGCCGGGCTTCGGCTACACCCTCGGCAACTCTCTGCGCCGTACCCTCCTGTCCTCGATTCCGGGTGCGGCGGTCACGTCCATCCGTATCGACGGTGTCCTGCACGAGTTCACCACCGTGCCGGGCGTCAAGGAGGACGTCACCGACCTCATCCTCAACATCAAGCAGCTGGTCGTCTCCTCGGAGCACGACGAGCCCGTCGTGATGTACCTGCGCAAGCAGGGCCCGGGTCTGGTCACCGCCGCCGACATCGCGCCCCCGGCCGGTGTCGAGGTGCACAACCCGGACCTGGTCCTCGCCACGCTCAACGGCAAGGGCAAGCTGGAGATGGAGCTGACCGTCGAGCGCGGTCGCGGCTACGTCTCCGCCGTCCAGAACAAGCAGGTGGGCCAGGAGATCGGCCGTATCCCGGTCGACTCCATCTACTCGCCGGTGCTCAAGGTCACCTACAAGGTCGAGGCGACCCGTGTCGAGCAGCGCACCGACTTCGACAAGCTGATCGTCGACGTCGAGACCAAGCAGGCCATGCGCCCGCGTGACGCCATGGCGTCCGCCGGTAAGACCCTGGTCGAGCTGTTCGGTCTGGCGCGCGAGCTCAACATCGACGCCGAGGGCATCGACATGGGCCCGTCCCCGACGGACGCCGCCCTGGCCGCCGACCTGGCGCTGCCGATCGAGGAGCTGGAGCTCACGGTCCGCTCGTACAACTGCCTCAAGCGTGAGGGCATCCACTCCGTGGGTGAGCTCGTGGCGCGCTCCGAGGCCGATCTGCTCGACATCCGCAACTTCGGTGCGAAGTCGATCGACGAGGTCAAGGCGAAGCTGGCCGGTATGGGCCTGGCGCTGAAGGACTCGCCTCCCGGGTTCGACCCGACCGCTGCGGCTGACGCCTTTGGGGCCGATGACGACGCGGACGCCGGTTTCGTGGAGACCGAGCAGTACTGA